CAAGATTGCCGACAGTATGCTCCAACAACACACCAACCTGCAGGTACCGAACATGCTCAgggaaaatttgaaaaagagGCATGTGGGTATACAATATTTCAAAATGTGTAATGTGCTAGTAGTCGGTAAGTTAAGTTCTTTTATATACCATTTCAGGTTTGTTAAGACACTGCCTGATCAATTCTTCCCAGAGATCATCATCATGCTGCATTGTGACAAATTCTACAGCCTGCGCATATAATCATAGTCCGTATTTTTGTTGATGATCAAGTTATCAGACATAAATAATGATCCGAAGAAACAATTGAGAAAACAATGACAAATTATACCTCTTCAATGTCTCCTAATTTATTTATGATGACAGCAAGTGCCTTTTTTGAGTTTCCCATTCTTCCAAGTATGAAGACTTGCTCCCTCAGAAGATCTTTCTTGATGCAAATGTCATAGGCCTAAAATTATTGACAAGCAGTATTAAGAATTGCATTTACATCAATTTACTATATGAACAATTGCCAATATATTGATTGTTCAAACCTTCTCAAGCGTGTAATGTTGGCTACTACGAAGAAAAGGAAGTAGCATTTTCAGATCATAATCTGCATACAGCTCTACCTGTTACAGTAAAATAAAGGCTAATGTTAGAAATTTATGGCAATGCACGCATGCAATGAATTTTGGCAATAAACAGACATGAGCAACTCAACAGCTAAAGAAGAAGGCCAAATTGACAGCAAGGATTTGAAAATCTATTACTAGGATTTACACAGAAAAAAAAGAACTAGAAAAAGCGACTGGAAAGGCATCCATACTGTTGAATGTAAACTAACAGAGGAGTCTTACTGCCTTTGATGCATAGCCCATGATAAATATATATCCTCAGTAAAGAGAAGCATACACAAGAAGACACTGCATAACTTGCAATTTACAGTCTTTTTGGAATGCAAACTACAGAGTAGATTGAGATGGCAGGAGCAGGAAAAATTAACAGCTTAGTGGAGGGAATGGAGCTGCATCACCTAGGGTTGACAATAGCTAAACCAACCTTCGACACAACTTGACCACATCAACATAAGGGGGATTGGGTACGCCTTAATTGCATTCATGTCAAAATCTTGGCTCAACAATTGTAACCCAAAATAATCGAGTTAGGTTAAATAGATCATACTAATGAATGTGCCGCACTAACCCAGAATGACATGTTTTATTCCATGATTTTAATTTCGTCACATCACTGATCAAATAACAGAGTTACATTCCAGATTAGCTTTCAGTGCTATATAACCAAATATGTCAATCTAAAAACAGCAATACTGCCGTTTTGCATACATTAAGCTAATACAAAAGATGCATTACTTTTACAAAATGGCATAAAATCCACTTATTCATAATACATCATCCTAAAAAGAAGGGGAATAGCAGGTAGGACAAAGACATGTAATTCCAAATTTGGTGCTGTTAATATCCAGACAAAGCAATGTATTAAGACAGCATTCGCTATCAAAAACTTGAGTACCAATAAACAGCCTTCTCCATACCTGCATGTCATGGAAATCTTTTCCAGCGTGCGGATTTGTTTCAAATAATGAATGTAGATACAAATGCAAGAAGTATCTTGAATCACACTTATTTCTGGTAGCCAGCAGTTGAGATACAACTTCAGCTGGAGGAATTAAGTCCCTGTTCTGGATCAGTAATGAAACTGCACGCTTGCTATCAAGCATCATTAACTGAACAGCCTGAAGATCAAGCATAGATGAAAAACAGGCATGAGAATATATTAGGAATATAATTACACTTAAACAAcattatttaaatcaaactttcaAATAAGCGGAATTTTATATCGATAAACAATGACAACCTAGAACAGACTAAGCTAAAGGAAGCAAAATAGTAACatcataacctttttaacatAAACACACAGACATACCTTTTCACGAATAGCGTCATGTAAGCTGTATTTTTCAATGAAATCAAATATTTCTGGCTTCAAAAGCTGAAAAGTAAAAAACCAATAAACAACAAACAAAATCACATTAGAATGATATAGTTGGAGGTACAGTCTCTATTCATAAATTTGTAGTTTCTGAAGCAAGTAACGAAATGCTTACATCAGCATATAGTGAGCATGCTTTCTCATATTGCCCATCAATTACAAACAACTCTGCTAAAGCCTGACAATAAAACCAGACTGTGAGACAAGGCAAGTGCCAATgtgaaattttcaaattttaaatgacCTGCAGAAACTCCATCTGACCTCTTTGAGTGCATCAGTCATGGAAGAGGTGTTTAGTTGAGGTTCTATAGCAGATATGACAGGTAATGCAGAGTAAACCACAGGTGGCCAAGATTTAACAGTTGACAAAAGATCTTTATGGAAAGACGGATTTGTTGCAAGAGCTACGAGAGCTACCTGGAGAATTAACCAATATAAGAAAACCTCGAATCCAAGATGAAATATTAGAGAAAGCATAAAAAGAATATACTTCTTCTGCAAACCTCATAAGCAGTATCACGCAGTCTTGGGTTTTCTGTTGGTATGTATGGAACCAATACAGGAAGCTGGCGGAGATGAGCAAAATGGAAAACCCACCTGAAAAAGAAGCAGCTCACAGTCATTTAGTAATGAAACATGTGATTTTATTACCAGgctttcttttttgaaaaagaagTCACCTCTCCCATGCTGATGCAGATCCTTGTAACAGTTTAGGACACAAAGATGCAGCGTCAGCATACCTCCTTTCCACAATCAAATGATCAAGATATCTAGATCCTACCTGAACATGAAGCGAAGTGGATTGAGATATTATACAAACTAAACTACTACAGAAACTATATGAACTTCAAGACAAGCAGCAAATAAATTGTACGAAAAATGGTAGATGAAGTTTTTGATGGAGGATAACTTGAATTCAATTTGACAGAATAATAACATTTCATGTAGAAATGGAAAAGGCATGGAGAAGGCAAGAAAGTATGGAAGGAGGATGTACCACATTCTGTTTTTACCAACTGTAAGAACCAAAGACCGGATATACATGTCTTAAATGCACCAACAGTATCCACTTCTTTTTAAAATGCACAAATTCCACTTACCTTAGACTTATAACAAAATGTATagaatttgaaaacaaaaagatcatttaaatcactgaaaatttGTCGAAGGgggaatagaaaaaaaaaactctaagcATATGGCTGATAACACAAGCCTTAGGTCTGAAATTGTGTACTACAAGATCCTAGACATTAGCTCCCTGATCAAACACTCTACTCCAGAAAAAGTCTCCACAAATTCTTTGCATTCAGATTCTTAAAATGCAAAGAAAGGAAACATACTACATATAATGTACTATTATTGTTTCTACAATACCAACAATCAACAGTCTTCCTTGCCAGTCTTTGCAATTCGAAAAGACCAAAATGACAATCACCACACTTTTCAACAGAACAACCAAAAGAAGATTTCAACTATTTGACCATCCTTTCCTATCTTCAATCTTCTGTTTAACATATTACCATTTTTTAGGctctaaaataattataacatcAAGCTAAGCTTTAAGGGGGAAAAGGAACAATAATACTTCTTAAGCGGGCACAAAGAGATAAGGTTTGTAATTACTCAGGCGCACGTATCTATAAACATGTCCAAAGTCAGatagtatatttatatataatatggaACACACTGAAAGACACAAAAGAGCTCTTAGGATTTCAGCAAGAAAAATTGCTATACCTCATCAAGGAGTTCACTCCGACCCTGTCCTGCTTCAACTGCTGCTAAAGCTTTTTCATGGCAACCATGTTGTAGAAGCCATGCAATATGATCTTCAGCATCcctaacaaaacaaaactcaTCTTTACAAACTTCCTATCTAAAGGAAAAAGTTTCCAATAGCAATGGCAGCTTATTTTCAATATAAGAAGGCTACGCACTTTATAACATCATCAATTAAAAGCTTCTACTTAGAAGTCGTAAGCTCATAAACACCCAATACTAACCTTGGTTTAGCAATAACCACATCCTTTGGGGAGACAATATAGTACAATGGTTCATCACCAGCAGCCCACTGACCACCAGCATAGCTGCTACCTAAATTGACATGATTTTAGTGTCATTGTTATTTACATGTAGACCATCTAATTGTAAGAGCCACCAacttcaaatataaatatattaacctGAGAAAGGAGAATGGGCAAGGGAATAGTCCTTTGCCTTGTAATGCTCAAAACCATGCAAAGGCAGCGCATCTGTTGCAAGTTCATCATTATTCCGCGTAACTATGCGTACTTCTGGTCTCTGTGCATTACCCTGCTCAAAATAGATAAGATAAATCAGCCACAATGCTACCTATTTAATAGAAGAATCCTGAATTTGACTTTCAAGCATCATCTCTGTAGAAAGGAAGCTACTCCAACAGTCCAATGCCATAAGAGTCATACTACTAACTActtttggaataaaaaaagaaataatgaACAAAGCCACTTCTGTTTCATGACTACCAGCATAAAAGGAACTTGTGTCTGTATTCACAGAAAACCACAAGAATATCTATATTCACACAAAACCACAAGAATATTTGTATTCGCACAAAACCACAAGAAAAGAACAATGTTGAAGCACACAAGATAGGAAGCACCAGTATGAACTACTCTATTGATAAACTTACAACTATAGCAACCGATGCATCTTTCCTACAAGAAACATATGAGGCTAAGACAAGATACAAAAGCTTGAGTGAAAAAATTTAACAGCCATGGTAGATTGAGCCCTGATGTTCAGTCAAATACTCAAATCTCCTACAATGTATTCTTATCTAAATTAAAGAGCTAAGAGATAGTAGGCAGAAAACAATAAACCAATGAAGTTGTTCTGCAGTTTTCCAAAATGataaattcatatttttgtaTTGACTTTGCCACATTAAAAAATGACCAAAGTCTAAACCAAAATATTTCTAATACAGGTGCTAGATCAAGATGTAATATGGTGGAGATAGTACCTGTCTTGATGGGATGGTGCTGCTAAATTCCTTCTCCCCATCTTCGCCAGGAATATAAGCTAGAACAACCAAAGAATCACCAAAAGGAGCAATTCCTGAAATATAATAGCTGGTTTGAAAAGATGCCACAATATCCACCTTGTTCATACTAGTCACTGGAAGGGACCTATATGTCCCATTTGTTCCTTTATGCTCGTTTGCTCTTATTGATGCAATTTTAACAGATGTTCCCCAACCAATAACCAACACAGAATCATCCTATATGTGAAAGAAGGGCACCAAgatatttcatttcaatttcaaGACCACAATAGTGTGTAAGAcagcaaatatataaaataatgaaaaaaaaaacgataaatTATTCAGAACATTACAGGCCTTTGACTAACCTGCCACACTAAGTGGGGAAGCAAAAGCTCAGGGCGTGGAATCCCCCGTGGTTTTTCAATAAATGTTACTCGCTGATCATTGGTAGCATCATAAACCTTCACACCTGCATCGTTAGCCCAAGCGATAAGACTTGTTCTCCATTTTACAGCATGTATGGGACCTTCATCGGAGtgcaaaacctttaaaaaatgataacttTCAGTAAATTGAACAAAAACCTTTATCAGGAAATCCATGTGCAAGTATCAAACAGTATAAAAACCTGATCGCGGTAGCCCAaccatttttttgaatttaagtaCAAATGACCTGCTAAACCGCCAGCTACAAATCTTCTCGATGTTTTTCTTGAATATTCAGGGTCCAAAGCAATGGCCTTCATTGGACGATGATACTCGAATTTCATCTTTTCATCACTAAAAAGGCTATGTATTACAACAGATCCATCATCTGAACAGCTTCCTATGTATTCACCTTCAATATCAAAGCTCAGATCATTCACTGCTGCAGTGTGAGCAGCAAATGCCTTAACCTGGAAACAAATAAATCAAGTATACATTTCAAGCACACAGTGAGTTTCTTCCATGGACAAATTTTACTGTCAAGTGTTGGAAAGTCTAAAAACTGCCGAAATTGGATTAAACTGAATTTTATTTAACCAATTCTCATATTTTAAAACCTAAAGGTTGCTAGAATTGAATTCTTTCACTTGAAAGAAAAAAGCATTTTAAATTGGTTCAAAACAAGAGCAGTGAGATCagtttaatttgattgattcaTTACACAACAATTAGTGCTTAAAAATTGGCAGCACCTTAAATTTGGTGCCAAAGCTTGTAAGACAAGGAATAAAAAATTGGCTTACTAATACAGATTAGCAAATTAAACAACGGCACAGCATATTAGTAAAAATTAAACGCAATATGAGAAAGTTTAAACAATAAACATTCAGCAAGCTCAATTATAAGTACAATTAACTCAAAATCCCTAAtataaaactaatataaacaaaattaagatCAAATACTAAGGTTTAATCAACAAACTATTAACAGCTCAGTACAATAAAACAAACAATCACCTGATTACCGAGAAAATCAAGGATATGAACGGTTCCGTCTAATGTACCAAGCGCGATCATCCGTTCAGCAACAGCAATACACGACGCCGCATCATTAGACAGTAACGACGGTATACTCCCTCCCATTCTTTGATACTTCAGCCTCGGCTCCTCTTCTTCATCGTCTTCTTCCTCCTCGTCTTCCTCTACGTCGTCGTCTTCCTCTTCTTCCCGCTCGTCGTCGCCGTCGACGCCGTTTTCCGGCGGAATCGGAGACATTTGGAGAATTATTGTGTGATTCGTTGTGGAAGGAAGGGAAAGTAAAAGGAGGGAATTATTAAGAGAGAGATCTGTTTGGTTTAATTGGGAAGGGATATAAGGAGTGAAAGTAAAAAGGggaattttaataatttggtttaattattgGATTAATTAGCAATGCTACAAAAGAGTAATGACAAGTTAACTGTGAAACTTGTCttgctgtttttttttaatctgttttgttttgtttgggttctttctttgatttgattgggccatttttttattttaatgttaatgTTATCCAAATCCTTCTTACATCTATAGATTactgattttaaataaaattaatgtcaAAGCTATATAATATATTCCcactttatttatttagtttaattccAGAGTCAACACTTCGGTGgctgaaaattaagtgctgaaaataataatagactttttcttttttttgatcaaaatagactttttcataaataataaacatttgataaattattatttttatacggACACAAGTTTCTAATATTAAAACTATTGTACACgctgaaaaatattatttttgtacgGACCTATATATAAAATACTTTAAGTTAAACCCTCGTAAACgaaataattttctctctcatcacaattaatttttctctcCTTTCTCTCTCAGTTCAGCTCGTGTCTCTCCCAGCTTGTCTCTCTCTTAActgaaatatcaaattaatctGCACATTGGCGTTTATCTCACTCAGCTCAGATCTCACGGTGTActtttcttcatcttcatcaaCTGTTTAAAAAAGATCAAGCAAAATCTAGATCTTCATTTCAAGTAAGactcaaatttataatttttttatagagtttgattttaatatatatgtaatgttggtatacataaataataattactaattcaaatacaaatacaaattttaaaataaattattaagctGAAATagtgttgattttaaatttaaattttgacttTCAATCGGGAATGGATACAATTGCAATTTTTATCCAGTATGATGGCTATTGGAATGATAAACTCCAATACACAAATTTTGCTCTCAAAGGATTTTTTATTGCAAAAGATTGTAGtatgaataattttaaacaattattgGCAAAACAGCTACAAGTGAATTTAGAAGAAATAAATGTGAAAATCAAGTATCAGGTattgtaaatttattaattcttcAATACATAATTGTTAAAATTTGTATTGATACAATCATGTTAGAATATAATTGCAATTATTCTGTAAACATATTGTTGATTTATGTTAATGTTATGTTGATGTTAACTGTTTTTACAAATATGTAATGTTTTCTTTCCTATACTAATtgttgttgactttatgttgacgTAATGTTGATATTTGTTTCAACcttgtttatttaaattttatacagGTTAAAACAGATTATCCACCATTAATAATACAAGATAATAATGCTTTGGTCTTCTACTTCCAGATGAAAAGCAAACAGTCAGATCTAACACAATTTCCACTTtgcattgaaattgaaaaaaaaaataagagatgTATCATTGTATGTTTCATCATCCAAATCAACAcaacaaaacatcaaaaaaaaatgtagAAGTTTGTCAACAGCAAGACAACTCAACAAATGTTGATAATTCAGAGTCAGTCTCAAACATGTTTCAATATGCAACAGATGTGGGAAATCAGTTAAATGAGGATCAAGAAGTCGAGAGCCCTTACGTAGAAAATATGATCATTGATGAAATAaagatgtaataccccaaaataattaattagctaattggaccacgtgtccagttttgagtcgcggaagtggcgatattggaaagttttccgataaataagtttcaagtaggtcggttttgagaaattaactatgagaaaattaaggttatatttcaattctaaagttagagtTGGAATTAATagggaaaatgtcaagaaaagtctaaaataggtatagggaccaaagtggtaatttagccactttacgtcgaaaatagaaatattggattttgacgggaaagtgttaatatcgggctttgtattatttataggatataaataatacgtataagtcgtaataaaagagtttattgatttagctatggactaaatcgtaggaaagaaaagtttgaaagataaattgtaacaaggaaagaaagaaaggaccAAAACGGACTTTTAGCCATCTAATATAAGGATTATCATTTGAATGAAGGAAGGCATCAGAGAGTGAGGATCCAGAAGCTTCATTTTATATCGATCAACTTCGTTTCTTTACGGTTTcttcgttcgacgtccgattcaagcgattttcgcATCGATCTCTTCGTAATCGAAAGCTCTACTCGTTCTAAGCTTCATATCAAGGtaaatttcaagaaatttggttGAAAATTTAGATATAGCGGGCTGTTTTGATTGGGATTGagtttaggttaaaattttgacgtttttgaggttATTATAGCGTTTCTGCAGAAACCgggatatgggtattgagcgtgggtatgtttagcacgtcgggattgtggcgaaaccccggaaaatctgatttccggggctgtgcacgtggtacacgaccgtgtaccacgggtgcacgaacgtgtactgacgtacacgaacgtgcacctagcgaggtacacgatcgtgtactgaagtacacgaacgtgtacttctcatggtacacgaacgtgtacaatgagtacacgaacgtgtacccctgaggtgcacgaacgtgtactcagttgcacgatcgtgcacccaccaaaacgcacacccgtgcaccccaactcgcctcCACACGTATGcaaactgtaattgacctaggcattcgacgttttgagtaatttgactctaaaggacgggtttcggactttgagagtCATTAATCtagagattagctcgacgttttagataaattataataatggaaaacgtcaaggacgttaagcgattttcaattataagaaatagtattcgctaagtcgtttatacgactagagatattgaatacgtaaacaagtataaaatgaaactgAATCATAAAatctaaaagtattatacgtataagaatgcaagaatcacgtctaactattaacgatttatcagacgtgtcagcaagtagTGGAGTCaatagaggcggactagcgagagcgtattatcagatcgatcatatcatttcttggattgcggtcactgtgagttgtacttttactttcatgtattaaaactattttatatatatatactgtttacacgcatcgcattatatataattgattgaatgttatacgtttatttaatttctgtatataagaactagtatgcgatccgaagaaactagctacctattgggtgtcaataggctgtgtgatcaccagtatcgagtcagtctagtatgtttgcattgagaaacgACTTGAAACAGCTGAAAGctaatgatgaatatgaaatttacgattgggttatgatttagatacgcagagtgaactcggctacggtgtagcctggaagtccccgtatctagtggctgggccaccagcgagttggactcgcaattgatatttacgattgggttgaatgatatatgattattcgagagatgtgtcgcatgctagg
This region of Mercurialis annua linkage group LG1-X, ddMerAnnu1.2, whole genome shotgun sequence genomic DNA includes:
- the LOC126655855 gene encoding vacuolar protein sorting-associated protein 41 homolog isoform X2, with the protein product MKFEYHRPMKAIALDPEYSRKTSRRFVAGGLAGHLYLNSKKWLGYRDQVLHSDEGPIHAVKWRTSLIAWANDAGVKVYDATNDQRVTFIEKPRGIPRPELLLPHLVWQDDSVLVIGWGTSVKIASIRANEHKGTNGTYRSLPVTSMNKVDIVASFQTSYYISGIAPFGDSLVVLAYIPGEDGEKEFSSTIPSRQGNAQRPEVRIVTRNNDELATDALPLHGFEHYKAKDYSLAHSPFSGSSYAGGQWAAGDEPLYYIVSPKDVVIAKPRDAEDHIAWLLQHGCHEKALAAVEAGQGRSELLDEVGSRYLDHLIVERRYADAASLCPKLLQGSASAWERWVFHFAHLRQLPVLVPYIPTENPRLRDTAYEVALVALATNPSFHKDLLSTVKSWPPVVYSALPVISAIEPQLNTSSMTDALKEALAELFVIDGQYEKACSLYADLLKPEIFDFIEKYSLHDAIREKAVQLMMLDSKRAVSLLIQNRDLIPPAEVVSQLLATRNKCDSRYFLHLYLHSLFETNPHAGKDFHDMQVELYADYDLKMLLPFLRSSQHYTLEKAYDICIKKDLLREQVFILGRMGNSKKALAVIINKLGDIEEAVEFVTMQHDDDLWEELIRQCLNKPEMVGVLLEHTVGNLDPLYIVNMVPNGLEIPRLRDRLVKIITDYRTETSLRHGCNDILKADCVNLLVKYYKEARRAICINNEGDDARANRDGSRDSQANERMPSMKTIEVKSKTTGDSRCCMCFDPFSIQNVSVIVFFCCHAYHMNCLTDAMHTHTVSGESDQVSEYEYDYDDDNEDDDTGSGTRLRCILCTTAAS
- the LOC126655855 gene encoding vacuolar protein sorting-associated protein 41 homolog isoform X3, with the translated sequence MSPIPPENGVDGDDEREEEEDDDVEEDEEEEDDEEEEPRLKYQRMGGSIPSLLSNDAASCIAVAERMIALGTLDGTVHILDFLGNQVKAFAAHTAAVNDLSFDIEGEYIGSCSDDGSVVIHSLFSDEKMKFEYHRPMKAIALDPEYSRKTSRRFVAGGLAGHLYLNSKKWLGYRDQVLHSDEGPIHAVKWRTSLIAWANDAGVKVYDATNDQRVTFIEKPRGIPRPELLLPHLVWQDDSVLVIGWGTSVKIASIRANEHKGTNGTYRSLPVTSMNKVDIVASFQTSYYISGIAPFGDSLVVLAYIPGEDGEKEFSSTIPSRQGNAQRPEVRIVTRNNDELATDALPLHGFEHYKAKDYSLAHSPFSGSSYAGGQWAAGDEPLYYIVSPKDVVIAKPRDAEDHIAWLLQHGCHEKALAAVEAGQGRSELLDEVGSRYLDHLIVERRYADAASLCPKLLQGSASAWERWVFHFAHLRQLPVLVPYIPTENPRLRDTAYEVALVALATNPSFHKDLLSTVKSWPPVVYSALPVISAIEPQLNTSSMTDALKEALAELFVIDGQYEKACSLYADLLKPEIFDFIEKYSLHDAIREKAVQLMMLDSKRAVSLLIQNRDLIPPAEVVSQLLATRNKCDSRYFLHLYLHSLFETNPHAGKDFHDMQVELYADYDLKMLLPFLRSSQHYTLEKAYDICIKKDLLREQVFILGRMGNSKKALAVIINKLGDIEEAVEFVTMQHDDDLWEELIRQCLNKPEMVGVLLEHTVGNLDPLYIVNMVPNGLEIPRLIV
- the LOC126655855 gene encoding vacuolar protein sorting-associated protein 41 homolog isoform X1 translates to MSPIPPENGVDGDDEREEEEDDDVEEDEEEEDDEEEEPRLKYQRMGGSIPSLLSNDAASCIAVAERMIALGTLDGTVHILDFLGNQVKAFAAHTAAVNDLSFDIEGEYIGSCSDDGSVVIHSLFSDEKMKFEYHRPMKAIALDPEYSRKTSRRFVAGGLAGHLYLNSKKWLGYRDQVLHSDEGPIHAVKWRTSLIAWANDAGVKVYDATNDQRVTFIEKPRGIPRPELLLPHLVWQDDSVLVIGWGTSVKIASIRANEHKGTNGTYRSLPVTSMNKVDIVASFQTSYYISGIAPFGDSLVVLAYIPGEDGEKEFSSTIPSRQGNAQRPEVRIVTRNNDELATDALPLHGFEHYKAKDYSLAHSPFSGSSYAGGQWAAGDEPLYYIVSPKDVVIAKPRDAEDHIAWLLQHGCHEKALAAVEAGQGRSELLDEVGSRYLDHLIVERRYADAASLCPKLLQGSASAWERWVFHFAHLRQLPVLVPYIPTENPRLRDTAYEVALVALATNPSFHKDLLSTVKSWPPVVYSALPVISAIEPQLNTSSMTDALKEALAELFVIDGQYEKACSLYADLLKPEIFDFIEKYSLHDAIREKAVQLMMLDSKRAVSLLIQNRDLIPPAEVVSQLLATRNKCDSRYFLHLYLHSLFETNPHAGKDFHDMQVELYADYDLKMLLPFLRSSQHYTLEKAYDICIKKDLLREQVFILGRMGNSKKALAVIINKLGDIEEAVEFVTMQHDDDLWEELIRQCLNKPEMVGVLLEHTVGNLDPLYIVNMVPNGLEIPRLRDRLVKIITDYRTETSLRHGCNDILKADCVNLLVKYYKEARRAICINNEGDDARANRDGSRDSQANERMPSMKTIEVKSKTTGDSRCCMCFDPFSIQNVSVIVFFCCHAYHMNCLTDAMHTHTVSGESDQVSEYEYDYDDDNEDDDTGSGTRLRCILCTTAAS